The following proteins come from a genomic window of Yinghuangia sp. ASG 101:
- a CDS encoding MDR family MFS transporter, which translates to MPSGTADSAPPPQASLSRRQILLAFSGLMLGVLLAALDQTIVATALPTIVSDLGGLDRLAWVTTAYALAMAISTPVYGKLGDIFGRKYLFQTAIVVFVVGSALCGLAQSMTTLIAFRVVQGLGAGGLMSNAQAIIGDLVPPAERGRYQGLIGSVIALSTITGPLLGGVITEGLSWRWVFYVNVPLGAIALVVTTFVLRPPAYRRERKPLDWLGAVLLSGGTAALILVTTWGGTTYPWLSAPTVILVVATVVLLGVFVWAETRAADPLIPLHLVSRNAVVRIACPLSFVGGCLMIGLGTFLPLYEQVVHGKGPTASGLLLAPMLLSLLVSSTVSGRLISRLGKYKRFPVGGTLLVTAGLVLLATLGATSPYWRLLVALIVLGLGLGTIGPVTTLAVQNSVDHRDLGVATAVNAFARSIGSSFGVALLGAVFAHRLATGLSPSEQAALGGDHTTLTHDRIEALPPEAHDAVLGTFADALSWVFATAVPLGLCAFALALALRELPLRRAVKSPEPVAPEAELHRG; encoded by the coding sequence ATGCCGTCAGGGACCGCCGACTCCGCTCCGCCACCACAGGCGTCCCTGAGCCGACGCCAGATCCTCCTGGCGTTCTCGGGGCTGATGCTCGGCGTCCTGCTCGCCGCACTCGACCAGACGATCGTCGCCACCGCGCTGCCGACGATCGTCTCCGACCTCGGCGGACTCGACCGCCTCGCCTGGGTGACCACGGCGTACGCCCTGGCCATGGCGATCTCGACGCCGGTGTACGGCAAGCTCGGCGACATATTCGGCAGGAAATACCTCTTCCAGACCGCGATCGTCGTCTTCGTCGTCGGGTCCGCGCTGTGCGGGCTGGCCCAGTCGATGACCACGCTCATCGCGTTCCGGGTCGTGCAAGGGCTCGGCGCCGGCGGGCTCATGAGCAACGCGCAGGCCATCATCGGCGACTTGGTGCCGCCCGCGGAACGCGGCCGATACCAGGGGCTGATCGGCTCGGTGATCGCGCTCTCCACGATCACCGGCCCGCTGCTCGGCGGCGTCATCACCGAGGGCCTGTCGTGGCGCTGGGTCTTCTACGTCAACGTCCCCCTCGGTGCGATCGCGCTGGTGGTGACCACGTTCGTGCTGCGCCCGCCCGCGTACCGGCGCGAACGCAAGCCGCTGGACTGGCTCGGCGCCGTACTGCTGTCGGGCGGCACGGCGGCCCTGATACTCGTCACGACCTGGGGCGGGACGACGTACCCGTGGCTGTCGGCGCCGACCGTGATCCTCGTGGTCGCCACGGTGGTGTTGCTCGGGGTGTTCGTCTGGGCCGAGACCCGCGCCGCGGATCCGCTCATCCCGCTGCACCTGGTGTCGCGCAACGCCGTCGTGCGCATCGCCTGCCCGCTGTCGTTCGTCGGCGGCTGCCTCATGATCGGCCTGGGCACCTTCCTGCCGTTGTACGAGCAGGTCGTGCACGGCAAGGGGCCCACCGCGTCCGGCCTGCTGCTGGCCCCGATGCTGCTGTCGCTGCTGGTCAGTTCGACGGTGTCGGGGCGCCTGATCTCGCGTCTCGGCAAGTACAAGCGCTTCCCCGTCGGCGGGACGCTGTTGGTGACCGCGGGGCTCGTGCTGCTGGCGACGCTCGGGGCGACCAGCCCGTACTGGCGGCTGCTGGTCGCGCTGATCGTGCTGGGCCTCGGCCTGGGCACGATCGGGCCGGTGACCACGCTCGCCGTCCAGAACTCGGTCGACCACCGCGACCTCGGCGTCGCCACGGCGGTGAACGCCTTCGCGCGCTCGATCGGCTCGTCGTTCGGCGTGGCGCTGCTGGGCGCGGTTTTCGCCCACCGCCTCGCGACGGGGCTGTCGCCCTCCGAGCAGGCCGCGCTCGGCGGCGACCACACGACGCTCACCCACGACAGGATCGAGGCGCTGCCGCCGGAGGCCCACGACGCGGTGCTCGGCACCTTCGCCGACGCGCTGTCGTGGGTCTTCGCGACGGCCGTCCCGCTGGGCCTGTGCGCCTTCGCGCTGGCCCTCGCCCTACGCGAACTCCCGCTCCGCCGCGCCGTCAAGAGCCCCGAACCGGTGGCCCCCGAGGCGGAACTCCACCGGGGCTGA
- a CDS encoding SPOR domain-containing protein → MSDPIRWQVWRQDDNGARFLIASYDTEDAARERLARMEATGGHHKQLYWMARSEGRRAD, encoded by the coding sequence GTGAGCGATCCGATCCGATGGCAGGTATGGCGACAGGACGATAACGGAGCCCGATTCCTCATCGCGAGCTATGACACCGAGGACGCGGCGCGCGAACGACTCGCGCGGATGGAAGCGACCGGGGGCCACCACAAGCAGCTGTACTGGATGGCGCGTTCGGAGGGCCGCAGGGCCGATTGA
- a CDS encoding AMIN-like domain-containing (lipo)protein has translation MSLSPASADTTADAAVATPKTPRRRTRLARTAVATASAGLLVSLALIPAAAAQAAPRDAASGSVAAASAPSLLTDIRTGSHPTFDRIVLDFAGNVPAYGSTGGPDQLTNCASGQTVPLTGTEYTEITTTNAAAHDDNGNPTYTGPRVVYTPQLAKVTGFAVTCDFEGHLNVGFATTAGVTEIHTFPLSNPSRIVVDVHHG, from the coding sequence GTGTCCTTGTCGCCCGCCAGCGCCGACACCACCGCCGACGCCGCCGTCGCCACACCGAAGACACCCCGGCGCCGCACGCGCCTGGCCCGCACCGCCGTCGCGACCGCGTCGGCGGGCCTGCTCGTCTCGCTCGCTCTGATCCCGGCCGCCGCCGCGCAGGCCGCGCCGCGGGACGCCGCGAGCGGCTCGGTCGCCGCGGCCTCCGCGCCCAGCCTGCTGACGGACATCCGCACCGGCAGCCACCCGACGTTCGACCGCATCGTGCTCGACTTCGCCGGGAACGTCCCGGCGTACGGCAGCACCGGCGGGCCGGACCAGCTCACCAACTGCGCCTCCGGGCAGACGGTGCCGCTGACCGGCACCGAGTACACCGAGATCACCACCACCAACGCCGCCGCGCACGACGACAACGGCAACCCGACCTACACCGGTCCGCGCGTGGTCTACACGCCGCAGCTGGCGAAGGTCACCGGCTTCGCGGTCACCTGCGACTTCGAGGGCCACCTCAACGTCGGCTTCGCGACCACGGCCGGGGTCACCGAGATCCACACGTTCCCGCTGAGCAACCCGAGCCGGATCGTCGTCGACGTCCACCACGGCTGA
- a CDS encoding class II aldolase/adducin family protein: protein MEAARAALCDYGRRAVEERLVVGSSGNLSVRDGDLVAVTPAGGRLERLVPADCPVVDLAGHVVDGSRAPSSETPMHLALYDAAPEAGAVVHTHSVFGAVVASTRSLLPAIHYNVLLLGGHDVRVADYATYGTSELARNVRAALAGGRQGALLANHGGVTLGAGLDEAFERTHILEWLCEVYVRACAMGRPRLLDNDELVDVERRMGR from the coding sequence ATGGAGGCTGCGCGGGCTGCCTTGTGCGATTACGGGCGGCGCGCGGTCGAGGAACGGCTTGTGGTCGGCTCCTCGGGCAACCTCAGCGTCCGCGACGGCGACCTGGTCGCGGTCACGCCCGCGGGCGGCAGATTGGAGCGCCTGGTTCCGGCCGACTGCCCGGTCGTCGATCTGGCCGGACACGTCGTGGACGGCTCGCGGGCGCCGTCGTCGGAGACGCCGATGCACCTGGCGCTCTACGACGCGGCGCCCGAGGCCGGTGCGGTGGTGCACACGCACTCGGTGTTCGGCGCGGTCGTCGCCAGCACGCGCAGCCTGTTGCCCGCGATCCACTACAACGTGCTGCTGTTGGGGGGCCACGACGTGCGGGTCGCCGACTACGCGACGTACGGCACCTCGGAGTTGGCGCGCAACGTGCGCGCCGCGCTGGCCGGCGGCAGACAGGGGGCGCTGCTCGCGAACCACGGGGGAGTGACGCTGGGCGCCGGGCTCGACGAGGCGTTCGAACGCACGCACATCTTGGAATGGCTGTGCGAGGTGTACGTGCGCGCCTGCGCGATGGGCCGGCCGAGGCTCCTCGACAACGACGAACTCGTCGACGTCGAGCGGCGGATGGGTCGGTGA
- a CDS encoding ABC transporter ATP-binding protein, whose amino-acid sequence MTQHAIHAAELRKEFTVKRKVGRVRRAAHTVAAVDGVDLTVGRGETVGYIGPNGAGKSTTLKMMTGVLAPSGGHLRVCGLEPVPRRKHLARRIGVVFGQRSQLWWDLPLRESFGLLRHVYAVPADDHASRLDTCRTLLDLDPFLDTPVRQLSLGQRMRGEITAALLHGPEVLFLDEPTIGLDVVSKHALRAFLADLRDGGDVTIVLTTHDLADIERLCPRLVVVDHGHIVHDGTLAELHERYGSRRRVIVDLDTPYDDLPHVPGVKVERVDNEGHRVVFRLDGVPAGGLIADVARLGVVRDITVQEPDIEEVVARMYTGAP is encoded by the coding sequence ATGACCCAGCACGCCATCCACGCCGCCGAACTGCGCAAGGAGTTCACCGTCAAGCGCAAGGTGGGACGCGTCCGCCGCGCCGCGCACACGGTCGCCGCGGTCGACGGTGTCGACCTGACCGTCGGGCGCGGCGAGACGGTCGGCTACATCGGGCCCAACGGCGCGGGCAAGTCGACGACGCTGAAGATGATGACCGGCGTCCTCGCCCCGAGCGGGGGCCATCTGCGCGTGTGCGGCCTGGAGCCGGTGCCCCGGCGCAAACACCTCGCGCGCCGTATCGGCGTGGTGTTCGGCCAGCGCTCGCAACTGTGGTGGGACCTCCCGCTGCGCGAGTCTTTCGGGCTGCTGCGCCACGTCTACGCCGTCCCCGCGGACGACCACGCGAGCCGCCTCGACACCTGCCGCACCCTCCTCGACCTCGATCCGTTCCTCGACACGCCGGTGCGGCAGCTGTCGCTCGGCCAGCGCATGCGCGGCGAGATCACCGCGGCACTGCTGCACGGCCCCGAGGTGCTGTTCCTGGACGAGCCGACCATCGGGCTCGACGTCGTCAGCAAGCACGCCCTGCGCGCCTTCCTCGCGGACCTGCGCGACGGCGGCGACGTCACCATCGTGCTGACGACGCACGACCTCGCCGACATCGAACGCCTGTGCCCCCGGCTGGTGGTGGTCGACCACGGGCACATCGTGCACGACGGCACGCTCGCCGAACTGCACGAGCGGTACGGCTCGCGGCGGCGCGTCATCGTCGATCTGGACACTCCGTACGACGACCTCCCGCACGTTCCGGGCGTCAAGGTCGAGCGCGTCGACAACGAAGGCCACCGCGTGGTGTTCCGGCTCGACGGCGTCCCCGCGGGCGGCCTCATCGCGGACGTCGCGCGCCTCGGCGTGGTCCGCGACATCACCGTGCAGGAACCGGACATCGAGGAGGTGGTGGCCCGCATGTACACCGGCGCGCCCTGA
- a CDS encoding ABC transporter permease: MADPRREDRRAGGHRPRPAAAYAHLVRAQARSQGQYRASFLLDAGLSALLSLVELAAVLAVFRVTPELGGFTLREVLLTAALCEFGFQLADLLVGNIERLAIYVRTGLMDAVLVRPLSPLGQLLATDLPFRKVGRAVQDAVVYVVVLVYADLDWTPARAVLAVIAPVAAAALFAAVFIAGASVAFWWIDSGEFANAFTYGGRTFAQYPVPLYPSWLRGTFAYGLGFAFAGYQPMLALCGRSDPLGTPAWLAWSMPVVAAIAWAAAIALWRTGIRHYRSTGS; the protein is encoded by the coding sequence GTGGCTGACCCGCGCAGGGAAGACCGCCGGGCCGGAGGACACCGCCCGCGTCCGGCCGCCGCGTACGCGCACCTCGTCCGCGCCCAGGCCCGCAGCCAGGGCCAGTACCGCGCGTCGTTCCTCCTCGACGCGGGCCTGTCCGCGCTGCTGTCGCTCGTCGAACTGGCCGCCGTGCTCGCCGTGTTCCGGGTGACCCCCGAACTCGGCGGATTCACGCTGCGCGAGGTGCTGCTCACCGCGGCGCTGTGCGAATTCGGCTTCCAGCTCGCCGACTTGCTCGTGGGCAACATCGAACGCCTGGCCATTTACGTCCGCACGGGCCTGATGGACGCCGTCCTCGTCCGGCCGCTCAGCCCCCTCGGGCAACTCCTCGCCACCGACCTGCCGTTCCGCAAGGTCGGGCGCGCCGTCCAGGACGCCGTCGTGTACGTCGTCGTGCTGGTGTACGCCGATCTCGACTGGACCCCCGCACGGGCCGTACTCGCCGTCATCGCCCCCGTGGCCGCCGCCGCGCTGTTCGCCGCCGTCTTCATCGCGGGCGCGTCCGTCGCGTTCTGGTGGATCGACTCGGGCGAATTCGCGAACGCCTTCACGTACGGCGGGCGCACCTTCGCGCAGTACCCCGTCCCCCTCTACCCGTCGTGGCTGCGCGGGACGTTCGCGTACGGCCTCGGCTTCGCGTTCGCCGGCTACCAGCCCATGCTCGCGCTGTGCGGCCGGTCCGACCCTCTCGGCACACCCGCGTGGCTCGCGTGGAGCATGCCCGTCGTCGCCGCGATCGCGTGGGCCGCGGCCATCGCGCTGTGGCGCACCGGAATTCGTCACTACAGGAGCACCGGATCATGA
- a CDS encoding ABC transporter permease, with the protein MPSAAACPKPASDPDAAPDPPPPPIPLSAAVRRFAALAAAGFRRHSTYRQATVAGVFTNVVFGAMLAAVMSAVVAGGGGRPGGYTGAQLVTYVWVGQGLLSVSHMWTWKELADRITSGDVAADLLRPVDPLTSYAAAELGRAAHAVLGRFIAPVGVGFAFYTMYVPHEAATYPLFAVSVVLAVAVSFAGRYLVNLTAFWLLDARGPLAAWGLFAASLSGVHFPLRFLPEWAQWLIWLGTPFPCVFQIPLDIAVERTATGVAAATVALQLCWGTALMALCAAVQRRALRRLVVQGG; encoded by the coding sequence ATGCCGTCTGCCGCCGCATGCCCGAAACCGGCCTCCGACCCGGACGCCGCACCCGATCCCCCGCCCCCGCCGATCCCACTCTCCGCCGCCGTACGGCGCTTCGCCGCGCTCGCCGCCGCCGGATTCCGCCGCCACTCCACCTACCGCCAGGCGACGGTCGCCGGCGTCTTCACCAACGTCGTCTTCGGGGCGATGCTCGCCGCCGTGATGTCCGCCGTGGTGGCGGGCGGCGGCGGACGCCCCGGCGGCTACACCGGCGCGCAGCTCGTGACGTACGTCTGGGTGGGCCAAGGGCTGCTCAGCGTCTCCCACATGTGGACCTGGAAGGAACTCGCCGACCGCATCACGTCCGGCGACGTGGCGGCCGACCTGCTGCGCCCGGTCGACCCGCTGACCTCGTACGCCGCCGCCGAACTCGGCCGGGCCGCCCACGCGGTGCTCGGCCGGTTCATCGCGCCCGTCGGCGTGGGCTTCGCCTTCTACACGATGTACGTGCCGCACGAGGCCGCGACCTACCCGTTGTTCGCCGTCTCCGTGGTCCTGGCCGTCGCGGTCAGCTTCGCCGGACGCTACCTGGTCAACCTCACCGCGTTCTGGCTGCTCGACGCCCGCGGGCCGCTCGCGGCGTGGGGCCTGTTCGCCGCGTCCCTGAGCGGCGTCCACTTCCCGCTCCGCTTCCTGCCCGAGTGGGCGCAGTGGCTCATCTGGCTCGGCACACCGTTCCCGTGCGTCTTCCAGATCCCGCTCGACATCGCCGTCGAACGCACCGCGACGGGCGTGGCCGCGGCCACGGTCGCACTCCAACTGTGCTGGGGCACCGCTCTGATGGCACTGTGCGCGGCCGTGCAGCGGCGCGCGCTGCGCCGGTTGGTGGTGCAAGGTGGCTGA